CCAGGCCGAGCGCGAGCCGCGCATGGCGCGCCTGCGCCGTCAGCGTGCGCGCGACCAGCGAGGGGATCTGGCTGCGCTCCCACGAGGGCAGCACGTAGCAGAAGGCCCAGGCCAGGCCGGCGCCGATCAGCGTGTCCGCCACGCGCTCGAACAGGGCGAAGGTGGGGCTCATGCCCACGTTGAGCGCGTGCGCCTGCAGCAGTCCCAGGACGGTGGCCGCCACCGAGGTGACCAGGTAGCGCCGCACCGCGAAGCCGTGCGCGATGGCCTGCGCGGCAGTCATCGCGATGAGCGAGCCCAGCGCGGAGGGATGGGCGGACAGCACCGCCACCGCGAACACGCAGCCCAGCAGCGTGCCGGCCACGCGGCTGTTGCGCCTTTCCAGCGTCTGCGAGAGGCTGCCGCGCAGCACCACCACGATCGTCAACAGGATCCAGTAGTCGTGCGAGCCCCAGGGCAGCATGACCGCGATGGCGTAGCCGACGGCGACCGCGAGCGCGGCGCGAATCGCATGGCGCAGCGGCGGCGCATCCCATTGCCACAGCGCGAGGAAGGGGCGCAGCGACCAGTCCGTAGGGCTCACGAACATGTGCCAGTTCGCGCGCACGATCGTGAGGTCGGGCTCGCGCTCGCCGCGCGCGAGGGCCACGAGGTGCAGCACCTCGTCGTTGATGTGGCCGATGCGGCTGGCCAGGCCGCGCGCGAGCATTGCGGGCGTCGGCCCGGCGGCGGCCGGCTGCGCCGCATCGCCTTCGAGGTGGATGGCCGCGAGCTCCGGGCGGCGGTCGGGCGCGGGGTCGGGCTGGCGGCCGAGCAGCAACGCGTCGGCCAGCGCGACCGTCTCGTGGGCCAGTTCGTCGAGGATGCGCTGCATCTCGCACAGCGCCGCGGCATGGCCGGGGTGCGCCTTGAGCGCGTCGAGGTCGAGCTCGCTGGCCAGCAGCATGTCGCGCAGTTCCAGGACCATGACCAGCATTCCTGCGAGCCGCTGCCGGCGCGGCGTGCGGGGCGATTCGAGCACGATGTCGCGCGTCGCCTGCAACTGGTCGGCCAGCGCCGCCTGCGCGCGCAGCAGTTGGCCCAGCAGCGGCGCCGGCACTTCGCGCACGTCGCCGGACTCGTCCCGGGGCGTGAACTGGCGGGCCTCGGTGCGCATCAGCGCGGCCAGCGAGAACAGGAGGTCGGCCATCGCCTGCACGCGGTAGCGGCCGTTGAGCGCGTGGTTCGCGAGCAGCGCGTAGATCACGTAGAGCCCGGCGCCCAGGCCGAAGTGCAGCGTGCGCTCGACGATCTCGTGCATGCCGGTGGGCGCGGGCGTGGCCATCGAGAAGATCATCGAGAACATGATCGCGATGGCGATCGGGATGCCGCGCTTGCCCCAGGCCATGGCCACGAAGGCCAGGAAGGTCGCGGGAACGAGCAGCAGCCCGAGACGCAGCGGTGCGGAATGCAGCAGCTGCACGCAGAAGAAGAGCGGCAGGCCGACCAGCGGCGAGGGCACCATCTGCCAGAACTTGCCGCGGCGCGGGCCGGGCAGGTCGGGCGGCGCGGTCACGATCACGCCCACCCCGGCTGCTGCCGCTGCGGCGCTGCCCAGCACCAGGTGGACGCCGCCCGAGATCAGCAGCAGCCCGAAGGCAACCGACAGCCCGTTGGCGATGTAGTGGGAGAGCGCCACGCGCAGCGCGGCGCGGCCCCGTTCGGTGGCGGCGCGCTGCGCCTGCATCACTCGGCGGCGTCGTCGCCCGCGGCCGGCGTGACCGGGCTTTCTTCGCGGCGCAGGCGGGTGAGCTTGCGCGGCGCCGGGGCGGCGGCCTGGGCATCGGCCGGTGCCTCGCCCTCGGTCGACGCGCCGGGCACCGTGCTGCGCGCGTAGACGCTGCCGGCGGAGGGATCGACCGCACGCACGCGCTCGCTGGCGGCGAACTTGTCGTCCACGCTCGCGAACTTCGAGTACTTGGCCAGGAGCGGCACCAGCTGGCCATAGATCCGCGGCGCCCCGGCGAGGCATTCGCGTTGCTCGAGGAAGTCGGGCTCGCCGGTGAAGTTGCCGATCAGTCCGCCGGCCTCGGTGACCAGCAGCGAGCCGGCCGCCACGTCCCAGATGTTGAGGCCGGTCTCGAAGAAGGCGTCGCTGAAGCCGGCCGCGACGTAGGCCAGGTCCAGCGCCGCGGCGCCGGGACGGCGCAGCCCGGCGGCGCGCGGCATCAGGTCGGCCATGATGGCCAGGTATTGCTTGAAGTTGTCGCCGGTGCGGAAGGGGAAACCGGTCGAGATCAGGCACTCGTTCAGCCGGATGCGCTTGCTCACGCGGATGCGGCGCTCGTTCATGTAGGCGCCGCGCCCGCGGGTGGCGGTGAAGAGGTCGTTGCGGGTCGGGTCGTAGATGACGGCCTGCTCGACCTTGCCCTTGATCGCGAGCGCGATCGAGACGCAGTAGACCGGGAAGCCGTGGATGAAGTTGGTGGTGCCGTCCAGCGGATCGATGATCCACACGTAGTCGGAATCGCGCGCGCCGTGCTCGGTGCCCGATTCCTCGGCCAGGATGCCGTGCCCCGGGTAGGCGCCGAGCAGCGTCTCGATGATCGCCCGCTCGCTCGCGTGATCGACTTCGGTGACGAAATCGTTGACCTGCTTCTGTGAAATGCGCACCGCCTCGATGTCGAGCGCGGCCCGATTGATGATGGCGCCGGCGGCGCGGGCGGCCTTGACGGCCACGTTGAGCATGGGGTGCAGGTTGGGAGACGACATCGGATTGGGGGAAGAACGGCGGGCGGGGCCCTGGGGAGGCGGCCCGGCGATGCAGGCGGCGAGAATCGTGGATTTTACCGGGTCGGGCCCCGCGTTCGGGCCCGCTTCCTTTTGGCCTTCCCCATGCGCACCCGCTTCATCCTGATCCAGACCAGCCATGCCGGCAATGTCGGCGCCGCCGCGCGCGCCATGAAGACCATGGGCTTCGACGAGCTCGTGCTGGTGGCGCCGCGCTGGGCCAACGTGCTGCGGCGGGAGGAAACCATCCAGCGCGCCAGCGGGGCACTCGACGTGCTGGAGCAGGCGCGCATCGTCGATACGCTGGACGAGGCGCTCGATGGCGTCACCCACCTCTGCGCCACCGCGATGGTGCCGCGCGACTTCGGTCCGCCGACGCGCACGCCGCGCGAGCACCTGGTGCCGCTGGCCCAGGGGGAGGCGCAGCACGTGGCCTTCCTGTTCGGCTCGGAGCGCTTCGGCATGCGCAACGAGGACGTGTACCGCTGCCATGTGGCGCTCACCATTCCCACCGACCCGGCCTTTGGCTCGTTGAACCTGGGCGCGGCGATCCAGGTGATCGCCTACGAATGGCGGCTGGCGCTGGGCGGCTTCGGGGTGCGCGAGGCCGCCGCGCCGGTCCGCGCGGCCGACGCACGGGCCGTGGCCGGCATGCTGGAGCACTGGGAGCGCTCGCTGGTGCAGATCGGCTTCCTGGACCCCGAGGCGCCGAAGAAGCTGATGCCGCGGCTGCAGCAGCTCTTCAACCGTGCCCAGCCGACGCCGGAAGAGATCCACATCCTGCGCGGCGTCGCCAAGGCCATGGCCGACGCGGCGGCGGGCGGCAGCTACAAGACCCCATCGCCTGCGCGCGATGACCCGAGCCCTTAGACTGCGCAGCCCATATCGTCATAACAAGAACATCCCATGTTCTCGCGACTGCGCTCCGACATCCAGTGCATCCTCGACCGCGATCCGGCGGCGCGTTCGCGCTGGGAAGTGCTGACCCTCTATCCCGGTCTGCATGCCCTGGTGCTGCATCGCATGGCCCACTGGTGCTGGGGCCACGGCCTGAAGTGGGTGGGACGCTTCGTTTCATACGTGTCCCGCTGGTTCACCGGCATCGAGATCCATCCGGCTGCGGTCATCGGCGATCGCGTGTTCTTCGACCACGCGATGGGCGTGGTGGTCGGCGAGACGGCCGAGATCGGCGACGGCTGCACGATCTACCAGGGCGTCACCTTGGGCGGCACCTCGCTCTACAAGGGGACGAAGCGGCATCCGACGCTGGGCAGGGACGTGGTGGTAAGCGCCGGCGCGAAGGTGCTGGGGGGCTTCACGGTGGGCGATGGCGCCAAGATCGGAAGCAACGCGGTGGT
Above is a window of Variovorax sp. RA8 DNA encoding:
- a CDS encoding FUSC family protein, producing the protein MQAQRAATERGRAALRVALSHYIANGLSVAFGLLLISGGVHLVLGSAAAAAAGVGVIVTAPPDLPGPRRGKFWQMVPSPLVGLPLFFCVQLLHSAPLRLGLLLVPATFLAFVAMAWGKRGIPIAIAIMFSMIFSMATPAPTGMHEIVERTLHFGLGAGLYVIYALLANHALNGRYRVQAMADLLFSLAALMRTEARQFTPRDESGDVREVPAPLLGQLLRAQAALADQLQATRDIVLESPRTPRRQRLAGMLVMVLELRDMLLASELDLDALKAHPGHAAALCEMQRILDELAHETVALADALLLGRQPDPAPDRRPELAAIHLEGDAAQPAAAGPTPAMLARGLASRIGHINDEVLHLVALARGEREPDLTIVRANWHMFVSPTDWSLRPFLALWQWDAPPLRHAIRAALAVAVGYAIAVMLPWGSHDYWILLTIVVVLRGSLSQTLERRNSRVAGTLLGCVFAVAVLSAHPSALGSLIAMTAAQAIAHGFAVRRYLVTSVAATVLGLLQAHALNVGMSPTFALFERVADTLIGAGLAWAFCYVLPSWERSQIPSLVARTLTAQARHARLALGLGQLRAVQTSPELDWRLARREAYDSLSALVQATQRSLSEPRAVRPPLEPLEHLQAHSYQLLAQLSAVKSMLVLRRDRLTPEEIEGPLQRAAERIEANIGSTPTTGPVMPESAAATTVAEPIPLPDPFENDVSPWLLRRLDMAIGISAQLRDDAARILQTSTNEILKTA
- the cysE gene encoding serine O-acetyltransferase; protein product: MFSRLRSDIQCILDRDPAARSRWEVLTLYPGLHALVLHRMAHWCWGHGLKWVGRFVSYVSRWFTGIEIHPAAVIGDRVFFDHAMGVVVGETAEIGDGCTIYQGVTLGGTSLYKGTKRHPTLGRDVVVSAGAKVLGGFTVGDGAKIGSNAVVIKPVPAGATAVGIPARIIAAKTAGGGDSTGSARKFEAYGITQEDDPLSLAMRSLIDNASSQEHQIALLWQAIETLSAQPGKKDCVPGDAATKECFEAQRLTELVGK
- a CDS encoding inositol monophosphatase family protein — its product is MSSPNLHPMLNVAVKAARAAGAIINRAALDIEAVRISQKQVNDFVTEVDHASERAIIETLLGAYPGHGILAEESGTEHGARDSDYVWIIDPLDGTTNFIHGFPVYCVSIALAIKGKVEQAVIYDPTRNDLFTATRGRGAYMNERRIRVSKRIRLNECLISTGFPFRTGDNFKQYLAIMADLMPRAAGLRRPGAAALDLAYVAAGFSDAFFETGLNIWDVAAGSLLVTEAGGLIGNFTGEPDFLEQRECLAGAPRIYGQLVPLLAKYSKFASVDDKFAASERVRAVDPSAGSVYARSTVPGASTEGEAPADAQAAAPAPRKLTRLRREESPVTPAAGDDAAE
- a CDS encoding RNA methyltransferase is translated as MRTRFILIQTSHAGNVGAAARAMKTMGFDELVLVAPRWANVLRREETIQRASGALDVLEQARIVDTLDEALDGVTHLCATAMVPRDFGPPTRTPREHLVPLAQGEAQHVAFLFGSERFGMRNEDVYRCHVALTIPTDPAFGSLNLGAAIQVIAYEWRLALGGFGVREAAAPVRAADARAVAGMLEHWERSLVQIGFLDPEAPKKLMPRLQQLFNRAQPTPEEIHILRGVAKAMADAAAGGSYKTPSPARDDPSP